In uncultured Desulfuromonas sp., the genomic stretch AGCCACCATGTTTTTCCTGAATCTCGCGCACCCGAAACAGATGCTCAACCCGCTGCTCTTCCGTATCGCAGGAACCGAACATCATGGTTGCCGTGGTCTTCATCCCCAGCTCATGGGCGACTTCCATCACCTCGGCCCACTGCCGCCAGCCAATCTTGTTGGGCGAAATCGCTTTGCGTACCTCATCGACCAAGACCTCGGCGCCGCCGCCGGGGATCGATTTCAATCCAGCCTGCTGCAAACGCTGCAGACACTCGCGCAAGGTCAAGCCCGACAAATGGGCGACCTGGGTGATCTCCGCCGGAGACAGCGAATGGATCTGCACCATGGGAAAACGTTCGGTGAGCTGACGGAACAACTCCTCAAACCAGTCGATGGTCAGGCTGGGATGGACACCGCCCTGCATGAGCAACTGAGTGCCGCCATGATCAACCAACTCTTGAACCTTAGCGAAGATCTCATCGTAACTAAGCAGATACGCCTGGTCATCGTCTTCATCGCAATAAAACGCGCAAAAGCGGCATTTACAACAACACACATTGCTGTAATTGACATTACGATCAACCACAAAGCTGACCTGGCCGTCGGGATGGCGTCGTTTGCGCACCTCGTCGGCCAACCGACCGAGGGTAAGCAGATCGACCTCACGCAGCAGAAACAGCGCCTCTTCACGCGTCAGGGCCTGGCCCTGGTCGATTTTTTGTTCAATCGTCGGCAACATCGTCATACACCCGCACCTGCTGATAGAGGGTATCGCGCTCCACGGGCAATTTTCCGGCGCCACGGATCTGACGCAGCAGTTCGGCTTTGCTCAGCTCCTGGGGTGAATCTGCGCCAGCATCGTGTCCGATCTTCTCCTCAATCACGGTACCGTCGAGATCGTTAACGCCAAAAGCCAACGCCACCTGGGCGATCTTCAGACCGAGCATGACCCAGTAGGCCTTGATATGCTGAAAGTTATCCAGATAGATACGGCTGATGGCCAGGGTTTTCAGGCAATCAATCCCGTCCGGCCCCTTGGCATTGGGAATACGCGTATTGTCCGGCTGGAATGCCAGCGGAATAAACGACTGGAAACCACCGGTTCGATCCTGAAGTTCACGCAATTTTGCCATGTGGTCGACGCGATCAGCATACCCTTCGACATGGCCAAACAGCATGGTGGCGTTGCTTTTCAAGCCACCTTCATGGATCTTTTGCGTCACTTCCAACCAGCGCTCCCCGGAGATTTTTTCCGGACAGATTTGTTGACGCACCTCGGCACCGAGAATTTCCGCACCACCGCCCGGAGTAGAATCAAGCCCGAGACGTTTCATCTCGGAAATAACGGTTTCCACCGGCAACTTGGAGATCTTGGAAAAATAATCGACCTCGACAGCCGTAAACGCCTTGATCTTCAGATTGGGGTTATTGGCCTTGATCGTGGTGATCATGCGCAGATAAAATTCAAATGGCAGTTCTGGATGCAGCCCGCCCACCATATGTAATTCGGTGGCACCGGCAGCACTGGCTTCAGCGGCTTTTTCAAGAATTTCACTGAGATGATAGGCATAGCCGCCCGGCTGGCCCGGCTCATGACAAAACGCACAAAAGCGGCACTGATTTACACAAAAGTTGGTGTAGTTCAAATGGCGATTGACATTGAAAAACACCCGGTTGCCGTTCTTCTTTTCGTTAATTTCAGCGGCAAGCTGGCCAATACCGAACAGATCGTCACTGTTGAACAAATCCAAGGCATCCTGATCACTGATCCGTTCGCCGCGCGCCACTTTGTCGCGCACGCGAACGACACATTCACTTGATTCCATCATGAGTCTTCTCCCCAGCGGGTAAACAGGGCATGGGAGATTCCAAGACTGTCGAGCACTTTGCCGACAACAAAATCCACCAGATCGTCCATGCTCTGCGGCTGGCTGTAAAAGGCCGGCATGGCAGGCAGAATCACCGCCCCGGCTTGAGATAAAGTTAAAAGGTTCTGCAGATGCAGGGTATTTAACGGAGTTTCGCGCGGCACCATAATCAAAGGACGACGCTCTTTGAGCATCACATCAGCCACCCGTTCAATCAGGTTGCTGCTCAGCGCACAGGCAATACGCCCGACACTGCCCATGGACGCCGGAATCACCACCATGGCATCGGCTGCGGCTGAACCACTGGCCACCGGTGCGGTAAAATCCTGCTCCGCGTAACAATGCAGTAACGCGGGATCGGCATGGAAATAGCGGCGGGCCTGCTGTTCCAGTTCAGCCCCATCGTCAGACCAGTCCAACTGTTGTTCCAAAGCCAGCACCTGTCTGCCGGCACCGGATACCAGCAGCGACACCCGGCAGCGCTGTTTGAGCAGCTCATCCACCAGACGCAGTCCATACACAGCCCCCGAGGCCCCGGTAATGGCGACAGCAACGTGTTTCATAAGATCACCACATCGAGCAGTACGAAGACAAACAGCGTGACACTAATGTAGCCGTTCATGGTAAAAAAAGCCGCGTCCACCTTACTCAGATCCCCCGGTTTGACCAGAGTGTGCTCATAGAGCAACATAGCCGCCACCACGGCGACACCGAGCAGGTAGATCCATCCCAGACCACTGCCGGGAAACGCCAGCAACAGAAGCACAATCATGCCGATGTGAAATCCACGCACCAGTTTGAACGAGCCCTCTTCGCCAAGTTTTACCGGAATGGAATGTAAGCCCTGCTCGCGATCAAACTCCACATCCTGCAGAGCGTAGAACACATCGAATCCGGCCACCCACAGCAGAACAGCCAGTCCGATCATAACAATCGACCAACTGATATCACCGCGCAGGGCAATCCAGGCTCCAACCGGCGCCGCCCCCAGACATAAACCCAAAATAACATGGGCATAGGCGGTAAAGCGTTTGGCAAAGGAATAGAGCACCAGAAAAAACAGGGCGACAAACGACAGGTAAAAACACAGCGGGTTGAGCATCCAAGCCGACAGGACCAGTAGGCCATAAGCGACAAGAACAAACAGCCAGGCTTCCCAGCGCGACACCTTACCCGCCGGGATGTGGCGATCGGCTGTACGCGGATTGAGTCCATCGATATGGGCATCAAGCAAACGGTTGAGACCCATGGCTCCGGAACGCGCTCCGATCATGGACATACAGATCCAGAACACCTGACCGAACCCCGGCAACGCGCCATTGGCCTGCGAAGCCATCACCACGCCGATCAAGGCAAAGGGGAAGGCAAAAATCGTGTGGGAAAATTTAATCATCTCCAGTAAGGAGCGGACTTTTTGCGAGACGACCGACGCCATGATCGTTCTCCTTTCCGTTGTTACAGTGCAAAACCGTGACACTGTACACCCGAAAACAAGGGAGGATCAAGGGCTTTAGCTCGCTGGCGGGACAAGGGTGCGGATACGGGGTGTCAGAATGGCGAAAACGCAGAATACGGTGCGCTCTGGGGCGGGACATTGAGTGGAGAATTCAGGCGCAACTCCAAGTCCGGAAAGTGAGAGAGCAATAAAGAGCGCAATTGCCCCTGATCACAGTCGGCTTCGGTCACCACGACCACCGGAATCTTCACCCCCGGAATCAGATCATCCGCAGGAGGTGCCGGAGTTTCGTGGGCCGGACAAAAATCAATCACGGCCAGCAACGAAAAGGTTTCGTAATCACAAATCACACAGGTAAATTTGCGTTCATTCAATTGGGCCATTTTTTCCGGATTTTCCCAATCACTCCCGCAACCAATACGCAACAGATCCTTCAGGCTGATATGCCAGAACAGCCGACAGCTCGAATCAAGCATCTGCTCCAGCTGAACCAGCAGAGCCTGCTCCGCCATCGGCACAAGAATTTTCTTCACCTGGGGTGTCGTTTCACCACTAACGTCGACGCGTAAAACATGCCGCAGATACATGGTCAACAGAGCCGCCAGAAGCAATAACACGGATGGAATAAGCAGAACGTCCAAGGTTTCCTCGAAATGCGATAGCACATAAACAATTTATCAATAGTAAAAACTAATGTTAAGCTAGCATAATCGCATGCGGCAATCAATATTTATAATATTTGCTCATGGAGTTGAACTTAGTCAGATTAAAAAACGACCCTTCCCTTTAAAAAAAACAGTGTTATATTATTCAACAGCATCAGGCAAAAAAGGGGGGGGCACCATCATGATTAAACATCTCATTTACCTTGCTTCGGCTTTGGGGTTGTTCTGGCTGATGCTGTCCGGCCACTATACCGGCTTCATGTTCGGCTGTGCTGCGGCATCCCTGGCATTGACCCTGTTTGTCGCCTGGCGCATGGACGTGGTGGACGATGAAGCGGAACCGATCTACCTGACGGGCGCAATCTTTGTCTATTGGTTGTGGCTGACTAAAGAAGTTGCCAAAGCCAACCTGGACGTGTGTCGGCGCATCTGGTCTGTGCACCTCGATATCAGTCCAACCATGGTCTGCCTGACCGCCAACCAGAAAACGCCACTCGGCGTCATGCTGTACGCCAATTCCATCACAGTCACGCCCGGCACGGTGTGTGTCAATGTGGAAGGGGATAAGCTCGAGGTCCACGCCCTGACCTGGAGTGCCGCTGAAGACCTGCTCGAAGGTGAAATGGACCGCCGCGTCTGCAAACTGGAGATCTGACCGATGTATGCTGCCACCTGTGTTGCTATTTTGATCGTCATGGGCCTGGCCCTGATTCGTGCCATTGTCGGTCCCAGCGCTTTCGACCGCCTGCTGGCCGTCAACATGTTCGGCACCAAGACGGTTTTATTCATTGCCGTATTCGGATTTCTCACTGAAAGACCCGATTTTCTCGACATCGCCCTGGTCTATGCCCTGGTCAACTTCCTCGGCACCATCGCCGTGTTGCGTTTTTTTGAACGCAAGCAGCGCGATGCCACCCAAACAAAAGCACAGGAGCCCTCATGACGATTGTTATCGATATCCTTTCTATGATCAGTCTGGCTTTGGGCTGTTTTCTCGGCATCACCGGCGGCATCGGCATCTACCGCTTACCCGATTTTTTCACTCGTTTGCATGCCAGCAGTGTTACAGATTCAGCGTGTGCTTTTCTCATTCTGTTCGGGCTGGCATTGCAGGCGGGCTGGTCTCTGATCACTGTCAAACTGGGTCTGGTGTTCTTTTTTCTGGTATTGAGCAGTCCGACTGCCAGTCATGCTCTGGCGAAAACCGCGCTGAACAACAACCAGCAACCGCTTCTGGGTCGCAAGGATAAACGCTGATGGACGTTTTTATTGACATTATCCTGCTGACATTTTTGTCCATTGCGGCTCTGGCCATTGCCCGGATCCGCAAACTGTTTTGCGCCATTATGCTGTTCGGCATCTTCAGCTTGGTCAGCGCTTGTCTGTTTGTCACCATGGACGCCGTGGATGTGGCCTTTACCGAAGCGGCGGTCGGCACCGGCATCTCGACCATTTTGATGCTGGCCACCATGGCGCTAACCAGCACTGAAGAAAAACGCCCACCTTACCAGCCCTTCATCGCGCTGTTGGTTGTGGTGGTCACCGGCTCGGTACTGGTGTACGGCACGATGGACTTGCCCGATTACGGCGACCCTACGGCACCGATCCACCAACATGTGGCGCCACGCTACATTCAGCAGTCTCCCGCAGAAGTGGGTCCGCCCAACATGGTCACCTCAGTGCTGGCCAGCTATCGCGGTTTTGACACCCTGGGCGAAACTGCGGTGATTTTTACCGCAGGCATCAGTATCTACGCCCTGCTCGGCATGCGCCGCCGTGAAGACGCTGATTACCATCAGGAGGATGACAATGTCTGATCATCTGATTTTGCGCATCATTGCCAAGATGTTCATTCCATTCATTCTGCTGTTTGCACTTTATGTCCAATTCCATGGTGACTACGGTCCGGGCGGCGGCTTTCAGGCTGGGGTGATTTTCGCCAGTGCCCTGATCCTTTATACGTTGATTTTCGGCCTGAAAACGGCCATGCGTGTGATCAGCCCCGCCGCTTTACGTATCCTCGCGGCCAGCGGTGTCTTACTCTATGGCGGCACCGGCGTGGCGTGTATGGTGCGCGGCGGCAATTTCCTTAATTACTCGATGCTGTCCGACACACCTCTGGCCGGACAGCACCTGGGCATCTTCCTGATTGAGCTGGGAGTCGGCACCACGGTGTTTGCCGTGATGGTGATGTTATTTTATGCCTTCAGCGGCAGAAAGGGGCCGGAAGTATGAACCTGATCGGCCACTACAACTACCTTGTATCCATCTTTCTGATGATGGTCGGCTTTTTTGTCGTCATCTGTCGCGGCAACCTGATCAAAAAGCTCATCGGTCTCAACATCTTCTCCACCTCGGTGTTCATCCTCTACATCACCATGGGCAAGGTGGCCGGCGGCAGCGCCCCCATCGTTATCGATGGCCCTGGTCCGCATATCTACTCCAATCCGCTGCCCCATGTGCTGATCCTGACTGCCATCGTCGTCGGTGTCGCTACCACGGCTGTTGGCCTAGCGCTGACCGTGCGCATCAAGGAACGCTACGGTACCATTGAGGAGGATGAAATCCGCCTGAAGGATGAATCCCTATGAGTATGTCATGGACCCATCACCTTCCCGTTCTTCAGGTGATCCTGCCACTGCTGGGTGCGCCGCTGTGCATGCTGACCCGTTCCAGCCGTCTCAACTGGCTGATTACCGTGGTCATTTCGTGGTCGGCACTTATCATCAGCATACTATTGGCGCGCCAGGTGTGGGTGCACGGCCCCATCACCTACAACATGGGTGGCTGGCCTGCCCCGTGGGGCATTACCTACCACATTGATGTACTCAACGCCTTTGTGCTGCCGATTGTCACGACTATTGCCGCTCTGGTCGCACCCTATGCGCGCAAAAGCGTGCAAAAGGAGGTCGAAACGCATCGCCAGGCAGTGTTTTATGCCTTGCTGTTGCTGTGTCAGGCCGGACTGCTCGGCATTGTCATCACCGGCGACGCTTTTAATATGTATGTATTTCTTGAGCTGTCATCGTTGTCTTCCTATGCTCTGATCGGCATCGGCAAGCGGCGGCGCGGGCTGACCGCCGCATTTCAATACCTGATCATGGGCACTATCGGGGCAACTTTTATCCTCATCGGCATCGGCCTCTTGTACAATCTGACCGGCACTTTGAACATTCTCGACCTGGCTGAACAGCTCAATCGACACAACCTGATCACCACCGGCAATCGCACTCTGATCACGGCTTTCGCCTTTCTCACCGTCGGTTTGAGTCTCAAGCTGGCCCTGTTTCCGCTGCACCTGTGGCTGCCGAACGCTTACAGCTATGCGCCATCGGTGGTCACGATTTTCCTGGCGGCCACGGCCACCAAAGTGGCGGTGTACATGCTGCTGCGTTTCTGCTTCACCATTCTCGGCCATGGGGCATTGTTCCAGATGACATTGGGTAAGATCGTCCTGCTGCCGTCGTTGTGCGCTATTTTTATCGGCTCCATCGTCGCCATCTTTCAGTACGATATTAAGCGAATGCTGGCCTACTCAAGTATTGCCCAGATCGGTTACATGACCCTTGGCATCACCATGGCGACACCATTGGGCCTCACAGCCGGTATTGTCCACCTGTTCAACCACGCCCTGATGAAAGGGCTGCTATTCATGACCATGGGCGCGGTGATCTATCGGGTTGATTCTGTCTACCTGAGCGACTTTCGCGGACTGGGAAAACGGATGCCATGGACCATGGCCGCGTTTGTCGTCGGCGGACTCAGCCTGATGGGGGTTCCGCTGACTGCCGGTTTTATCAGCAAATGGTACCTGGTGCAATCCGCTCTGGAGTGCGGCTGGTGGCCGGTGGCCGGACTGATTCTCATCGGCTCGCTACTGGCCGTGATCTACGTGTGGCGGGTCGTGGAAACCGCCTACTTCAATCCCGACCACGAGCTGGAGCAGCGCAGCCATGAAGCGCCGTTATCACTGCTGATTCCGATGTGGGTTCTGGCACTGGCCAACATCTACTTCGGCATCAACAGTGATCTGCCGCTGAGCATGGCGAGCCGAGCCGCCCATCTTCTTCTGGGGGTAGCGGTATGACAATAGCCACCCTGATGCAGTTATGCCTGATCATTCCGGCTGCTGGTGCGCTGTTTATCATCCTCAGCCACCGCCTGCGCGACCTGCGTGAGGGGGTGACTCTGTTCAGTGCCGCGGCCCTGTTTGCTGTGGTTTGTCAGCTGTTCCGTCGGCCTGAAGCTCTGGATGCCGCACCCGTCATTCTGGCCACACCATTACCGGGGTTGGAACTGTCCCTACATTTGGAACCTTTGGGCTTGCTGTTTGCCGGTATCGCCAGCCTGCTGTGGATGATCACATCGCTGTACACCATCGGCTACATGCGCGGTAACCGCGAACAGCAGCAAACCGTCCTCTATGCCTGTTTTGCTTTGGCTCTGGCCAGCACCATGGGCATTGCCCTGGCCGGCAACCTGCTAACCCTGTTTGTATTTTACGAAATGCTTACCCTGTCGACCTACCCACTGGTCACCCACAAGCGGGATCACGATGCCTTGACCGGCGGCCGTTTTTATCTCGGCATTCTGGTCGGCAGTTCCATTGGCCTGCTGCTCCCCGCCATTATCTGGACCTGGCACCTGACCGGGTCGACCGCGTTTCAATTTGGCGGCATTCTGCCCCCAGACACCTCGAAAACCGTGGTGACCGCCCTGTTGCTTCTCTACGCCTTCGGCATCGGCAAGGCGGCGCTGATGCCTCTGCATCGCTGGCTACCCGAAGCCATGGTCGCGCCGACACCGGTCAGCGCCCTGCTGCATGCTGTGGCCGTGGTCAAAGCCGGAGTCTTTTGTATTGTCAAAGTTGTGCTTTACGTGTTTGGCACCGAAATACTCATCGGCAGCGACGGCCTGTTTATTCTCCAGGTGATTGCGGCGTTTACGTTGCTGTGCGCTTCGCTCATCGCGTTGCAGCAGGACAACTTGAAACGACGTCTGGCCTATTCCACCATCAGCCAGCTGTCCTACATCACGCTGGCTACGGCGATTCTGGCACCACTGTCCATCACCGGAGCGGTGGTCCACATTGCCGCCCATGCCGTCGGGAAGATCACCCTGTTTTTTGCTGCCGGTGCCATCTATACAGCGGCCCATAAAACCCGGGTCAGTGAACTGAATGGCATCGGTAAACGCATGCCATGGACCATGGGCGCGTTTGCCGTCGCCACATTATCAATGATTGGACTGCCACCAGCCGCAGGATTTCTCTCCAAGTGGTTTATGTTGCAAGGGGCGTTTCAATCCGGCCAGCTCTGGGTTATTGCCGTGTTGCTCCTCAGCACCTTGCTTAACGCTGGATATTTTATCCCCATTGTCTATGCCGCTTTTTTCAAAGCCGAAGACCATGTCCCTGATCATGCCCACGGTGAAGCCCCGCTGAGCATGGTTGTTGCTTTGTCGGCAACCGCAGGCCTGACTCTGGTGCTGTTTTTCTGGCCGGATCTGATTGTTACCATCGCCTCACGTCTGGGGCAGGGAGGTGTATTATGAAACGGATCATGACGCCTTTGCTGCTCACCGCTCTCGCCATTGTTGTGCTGATCGACCCGTGGCTCCATCATCATACGCCGTTGTCAACTCAGCCTGTCGGTCTGTTTGTCCTGGTCAGCCTTGGTGGCTGTCTGCTGTGTGTTGCCATTGCTGTGGTTCTGGCTCCACTGCTTTCACGCCGGGAGGATTATTATGACTGATCTGCTCCTGCCCCCCGGCGTGTTGCTGCTGTGTGTTGTTCCGGCGCTGGCCTTGTTACCACGAATCCTGTGCCGCTGGATTCTCGCATTAAGTCCACCGCTGGTACTGCTTTATCTGTGGATGTTGCCCGAAAACGCTGCGTTGTCCGTCCATCTGGCCGGATTTGACCTGCACCTGGTGCAGCTCAGTGCTATGGGCCGCCTGTTTGCCAGTGCGTTTCTGCTCGCGACCTGGGCCGGGAGTCTGTTCGCATTTCCGGCCCAGCGCCGCGAGTGGTGTGCCGCCTATCTCTACGCCGGCAGTGCGGTGGCCATCAGCCACTGCGGTGATTGGATCAGTCTGTTTTTGTTCTGGGAAGTGATGGCCGTTGCTTCAACGGTTCTGGTGTGGACGGGTGGGTTCAAACAGAGCGCGGCTTCCGGTATGCGCTATCTGCTGGTTCATTTGACCGGAGGCGTTCTTCTGATGAGCGGAATTGCAGCCCACCTGCTGGCACAGGACTCTACCCTGATAACACCTCTGACCGACGGCACCGTTGGATCGGTGCTGATACTCGCCGGTTTCCTCGTCAATGCCGGAGCCCCGCCACTGTCGTTCTGGGTGGCTGATGCCTATCCGCAGTCGAGTCCCAGCGCCATGGTGTTTTTGTCGGCACTGACGACCAAGACAGCGGTCTTTGTGCTGGCCAGTTGCTTCGCCGGGTGGTCGATATTGATCCCCATCGGCGCCTACATGGCCATATACGGCATCGTCTATGCCCTACGGGAAAACGATGTCCGACGTATCCTTGCCTACAGCATCGTCAACCAGGTTGGTTTTATGGTGGTGGCCATTGGCATTGGCGGCGAAACTGCCATCAACGGTGCCACTCTCCATGCTCTGGCCCACATTTTTTACAAAACAGTTCTGGTTATTGCGGCGGGTGTCATATTACGGGAGACCGGTGCACGCCATGCCACTCAACTGGGTGGACTGGCGCGCCGCTATCCGCTGGTGACGGCTTGTACCCTGATCGGCGCTGCCGCAAGCATGGGCGTGCCGCTCACCTCCAGCTTCATCAGCAAGGGGGTGATTCTCCAGGCCGCCGTGGAACACCACGTACTGTGGATATGGGTGCTATTGCTCGCTTGTTCAGCTGCAGTGGCCTTTAATGCCGGTATCCGTTTCCCCTGGCTGGTTTTTTTTCGTACACAACAGAAGCCTTTGCCGGAAAAACCGTTCCAGCTTTGCCCTTCCTCTTTATCGGCGATTCTGCTGCCAACGCTGCTGTGTCTGGCGATCGGCATGTTCCCCCAAAAGCTTTTCGCTTTGTTGCCGTTTTCAGCGGTCTATCACCCCTATACCGTTCTTCACTTGGCCGAGCAATTTCAGATTCTGGTGCCGGCCATCGCTCTGTTCTGGTGGTTACGACCGTTAATGGTTCCACGACCGTTGACCCAGCTCGATCTCGACTGGATCTTGCGACGCTTGTTGTTTTTTGCCTGGGAGGAGGGCGTTCTGCGGTTGCTCTATCTCAGTGTTAATGTACGAGATGTGTTGCTGACATCGTCGGTGCGTGGTTTCAAGTTTCTGTTCCGCCACTAC encodes the following:
- a CDS encoding flavin prenyltransferase UbiX codes for the protein MKHVAVAITGASGAVYGLRLVDELLKQRCRVSLLVSGAGRQVLALEQQLDWSDDGAELEQQARRYFHADPALLHCYAEQDFTAPVASGSAAADAMVVIPASMGSVGRIACALSSNLIERVADVMLKERRPLIMVPRETPLNTLHLQNLLTLSQAGAVILPAMPAFYSQPQSMDDLVDFVVGKVLDSLGISHALFTRWGEDS
- a CDS encoding UbiA-like polyprenyltransferase, with the translated sequence MASVVSQKVRSLLEMIKFSHTIFAFPFALIGVVMASQANGALPGFGQVFWICMSMIGARSGAMGLNRLLDAHIDGLNPRTADRHIPAGKVSRWEAWLFVLVAYGLLVLSAWMLNPLCFYLSFVALFFLVLYSFAKRFTAYAHVILGLCLGAAPVGAWIALRGDISWSIVMIGLAVLLWVAGFDVFYALQDVEFDREQGLHSIPVKLGEEGSFKLVRGFHIGMIVLLLLAFPGSGLGWIYLLGVAVVAAMLLYEHTLVKPGDLSKVDAAFFTMNGYISVTLFVFVLLDVVIL
- a CDS encoding monovalent cation/H+ antiporter complex subunit F; the protein is MYAATCVAILIVMGLALIRAIVGPSAFDRLLAVNMFGTKTVLFIAVFGFLTERPDFLDIALVYALVNFLGTIAVLRFFERKQRDATQTKAQEPS
- a CDS encoding DUF2726 domain-containing protein; its protein translation is MDVLLIPSVLLLLAALLTMYLRHVLRVDVSGETTPQVKKILVPMAEQALLVQLEQMLDSSCRLFWHISLKDLLRIGCGSDWENPEKMAQLNERKFTCVICDYETFSLLAVIDFCPAHETPAPPADDLIPGVKIPVVVVTEADCDQGQLRSLLLSHFPDLELRLNSPLNVPPQSAPYSAFSPF
- the mqnC gene encoding cyclic dehypoxanthinyl futalosine synthase produces the protein MTMLPTIEQKIDQGQALTREEALFLLREVDLLTLGRLADEVRKRRHPDGQVSFVVDRNVNYSNVCCCKCRFCAFYCDEDDDQAYLLSYDEIFAKVQELVDHGGTQLLMQGGVHPSLTIDWFEELFRQLTERFPMVQIHSLSPAEITQVAHLSGLTLRECLQRLQQAGLKSIPGGGAEVLVDEVRKAISPNKIGWRQWAEVMEVAHELGMKTTATMMFGSCDTEEQRVEHLFRVREIQEKHGGFSAFISWSFQPTNTELGGETATGQDYLKILALSRLVLDNIDNIQASWVTQGAHMAQVALRFGANDLGGTMLEENVVAAAGVSFRMTQQELVELARQAGFTPVRRTTGYDVLEVYEGPLKKDEA
- a CDS encoding cation:proton antiporter subunit C — its product is MNLIGHYNYLVSIFLMMVGFFVVICRGNLIKKLIGLNIFSTSVFILYITMGKVAGGSAPIVIDGPGPHIYSNPLPHVLILTAIVVGVATTAVGLALTVRIKERYGTIEEDEIRLKDESL
- the mnhG gene encoding monovalent cation/H(+) antiporter subunit G, which translates into the protein MTIVIDILSMISLALGCFLGITGGIGIYRLPDFFTRLHASSVTDSACAFLILFGLALQAGWSLITVKLGLVFFFLVLSSPTASHALAKTALNNNQQPLLGRKDKR
- the mqnE gene encoding aminofutalosine synthase MqnE, with amino-acid sequence MMESSECVVRVRDKVARGERISDQDALDLFNSDDLFGIGQLAAEINEKKNGNRVFFNVNRHLNYTNFCVNQCRFCAFCHEPGQPGGYAYHLSEILEKAAEASAAGATELHMVGGLHPELPFEFYLRMITTIKANNPNLKIKAFTAVEVDYFSKISKLPVETVISEMKRLGLDSTPGGGAEILGAEVRQQICPEKISGERWLEVTQKIHEGGLKSNATMLFGHVEGYADRVDHMAKLRELQDRTGGFQSFIPLAFQPDNTRIPNAKGPDGIDCLKTLAISRIYLDNFQHIKAYWVMLGLKIAQVALAFGVNDLDGTVIEEKIGHDAGADSPQELSKAELLRQIRGAGKLPVERDTLYQQVRVYDDVADD
- a CDS encoding monovalent cation/H+ antiporter subunit D family protein; the protein is MSMSWTHHLPVLQVILPLLGAPLCMLTRSSRLNWLITVVISWSALIISILLARQVWVHGPITYNMGGWPAPWGITYHIDVLNAFVLPIVTTIAALVAPYARKSVQKEVETHRQAVFYALLLLCQAGLLGIVITGDAFNMYVFLELSSLSSYALIGIGKRRRGLTAAFQYLIMGTIGATFILIGIGLLYNLTGTLNILDLAEQLNRHNLITTGNRTLITAFAFLTVGLSLKLALFPLHLWLPNAYSYAPSVVTIFLAATATKVAVYMLLRFCFTILGHGALFQMTLGKIVLLPSLCAIFIGSIVAIFQYDIKRMLAYSSIAQIGYMTLGITMATPLGLTAGIVHLFNHALMKGLLFMTMGAVIYRVDSVYLSDFRGLGKRMPWTMAAFVVGGLSLMGVPLTAGFISKWYLVQSALECGWWPVAGLILIGSLLAVIYVWRVVETAYFNPDHELEQRSHEAPLSLLIPMWVLALANIYFGINSDLPLSMASRAAHLLLGVAV
- a CDS encoding DUF4040 domain-containing protein → MDVFIDIILLTFLSIAALAIARIRKLFCAIMLFGIFSLVSACLFVTMDAVDVAFTEAAVGTGISTILMLATMALTSTEEKRPPYQPFIALLVVVVTGSVLVYGTMDLPDYGDPTAPIHQHVAPRYIQQSPAEVGPPNMVTSVLASYRGFDTLGETAVIFTAGISIYALLGMRRREDADYHQEDDNV
- a CDS encoding Na(+)/H(+) antiporter subunit B — encoded protein: MSDHLILRIIAKMFIPFILLFALYVQFHGDYGPGGGFQAGVIFASALILYTLIFGLKTAMRVISPAALRILAASGVLLYGGTGVACMVRGGNFLNYSMLSDTPLAGQHLGIFLIELGVGTTVFAVMVMLFYAFSGRKGPEV
- a CDS encoding monovalent cation/H+ antiporter subunit D family protein yields the protein MTIATLMQLCLIIPAAGALFIILSHRLRDLREGVTLFSAAALFAVVCQLFRRPEALDAAPVILATPLPGLELSLHLEPLGLLFAGIASLLWMITSLYTIGYMRGNREQQQTVLYACFALALASTMGIALAGNLLTLFVFYEMLTLSTYPLVTHKRDHDALTGGRFYLGILVGSSIGLLLPAIIWTWHLTGSTAFQFGGILPPDTSKTVVTALLLLYAFGIGKAALMPLHRWLPEAMVAPTPVSALLHAVAVVKAGVFCIVKVVLYVFGTEILIGSDGLFILQVIAAFTLLCASLIALQQDNLKRRLAYSTISQLSYITLATAILAPLSITGAVVHIAAHAVGKITLFFAAGAIYTAAHKTRVSELNGIGKRMPWTMGAFAVATLSMIGLPPAAGFLSKWFMLQGAFQSGQLWVIAVLLLSTLLNAGYFIPIVYAAFFKAEDHVPDHAHGEAPLSMVVALSATAGLTLVLFFWPDLIVTIASRLGQGGVL
- a CDS encoding Na+/H+ antiporter subunit E codes for the protein MIKHLIYLASALGLFWLMLSGHYTGFMFGCAAASLALTLFVAWRMDVVDDEAEPIYLTGAIFVYWLWLTKEVAKANLDVCRRIWSVHLDISPTMVCLTANQKTPLGVMLYANSITVTPGTVCVNVEGDKLEVHALTWSAAEDLLEGEMDRRVCKLEI